The proteins below come from a single Zea mays cultivar B73 chromosome 8, Zm-B73-REFERENCE-NAM-5.0, whole genome shotgun sequence genomic window:
- the LOC118473171 gene encoding uncharacterized protein, with translation MLTFIVESSDPSSSAPPPTSPARSRLQLKVVVVPRVSKKSQESGEDEASSAIFPKRSTNCMNRKIATDLADSCQLWKR, from the coding sequence ATGCTCACGTTTATCGTCGAGTCGTCGGACCCGTCATCCTCTGCTCCACCccccacctcaccagctcgcTCCCGACTTCAGCTGAAAGTCGTCGTCGTTCCGCGCGTCAGCAAGAAATCTcaagaatcgggtgaagacgaagctagcagcgcgATATTCCCTAAGCGCTCGACAAATTGCATGAATCGGAAAATCGCTACCGATCTCGCGGACTCGTGTCAGCTGTGGAAACGGTAA